One genomic region from Yersinia canariae encodes:
- the citG gene encoding triphosphoribosyl-dephospho-CoA synthase CitG, protein MPQLQRTDSMAVSSPADWAGGDFSQKYGALAYRAMLAEVNLTPKPGLVDCVNCGAHKDMTLQDFYHSADAIAPWLPRFIEHGIHHSHLHGQAALNRLRPLGLACENSMFLATSGVNTHKGSVFSLGLMCCALGRLYARAQQISADAVCQEVASLCCGLTDRELCQSNPQQTAGQRLFSQHGLTGARGEAESGFATVLTHALPAYRRLLADGAQPDHALLHTLLILMSVNRDTNVVSRGGMAGLQWLQQQATELLASLSPAGMREPLSQLKVRMFDAQCIARNLSPGGSADLLILTWFLAQFPHHLPHKNNNGVIGVSLC, encoded by the coding sequence ATGCCACAACTGCAACGCACTGACAGCATGGCGGTTTCGTCGCCCGCAGATTGGGCTGGCGGTGACTTTAGCCAAAAATATGGCGCACTGGCTTATCGGGCGATGTTGGCCGAGGTCAATCTGACTCCCAAGCCCGGGTTGGTGGATTGCGTTAATTGTGGTGCGCATAAGGATATGACATTACAAGATTTTTATCACAGCGCTGATGCTATTGCACCGTGGTTGCCGCGTTTTATCGAACATGGCATTCACCATAGCCATTTACACGGGCAGGCCGCGCTTAACCGTCTGCGGCCCTTGGGGTTAGCTTGTGAAAACAGCATGTTTTTGGCCACCAGCGGTGTGAATACCCATAAAGGCAGTGTTTTTTCACTGGGATTAATGTGCTGTGCGCTTGGGCGGTTGTATGCGCGCGCGCAACAGATCAGTGCCGATGCGGTGTGTCAGGAAGTCGCCAGCTTATGTTGTGGGCTAACGGATCGCGAGTTGTGCCAGTCTAATCCTCAACAAACCGCTGGGCAGCGCCTGTTTTCTCAACATGGCCTGACGGGCGCGCGCGGTGAAGCTGAATCAGGCTTTGCAACGGTGTTAACCCATGCTTTACCCGCGTACCGGCGCTTATTAGCCGATGGCGCACAACCTGACCATGCCTTATTGCACACCTTGCTGATTTTGATGTCCGTCAATCGCGATACCAATGTGGTTTCTCGCGGCGGTATGGCGGGGTTGCAATGGCTACAACAACAGGCGACAGAGCTTCTGGCCTCACTCTCACCAGCAGGGATGCGCGAGCCTCTCAGCCAGTTAAAAGTGCGGATGTTTGACGCCCAATGTATCGCCCGCAACCTTAGCCCTGGTGGCAGTGCTGACCTGCTGATCCTGACCTGGTTTCTGGCGCAATTCCCTCATCATCTCCCTCACAAAAATAATAACGGTGTTATAGGAGTCTCTCTATGTTGA
- the citX gene encoding citrate lyase holo-[acyl-carrier protein] synthase, translated as MNTLSPALAANRPISLPELLTSRESRQSRQQAWLARHPVTLISLTLVAPGAVKDNPLTRKLFALAWQAITALSQQQCWPVLQQEVFPLPTGCEGLIAVDLPAEQVKDAALLLELKHPQGRLWDIDVLDVSGRILSRRDVGLAPRRCLLCHRPANVCARAQTHSIEELLAQMELMLNATTATH; from the coding sequence ATGAATACACTTTCCCCCGCGTTAGCCGCTAACCGACCCATTAGTTTACCGGAATTGCTGACCAGTCGGGAGTCGCGCCAGAGCCGTCAACAGGCCTGGCTGGCTCGCCACCCAGTCACGTTGATTTCTCTGACATTAGTGGCTCCGGGTGCTGTGAAAGATAACCCATTGACGCGCAAGCTGTTTGCACTGGCGTGGCAAGCGATTACTGCATTGAGTCAGCAGCAGTGCTGGCCCGTATTGCAGCAAGAAGTTTTCCCATTGCCGACCGGTTGTGAGGGGTTGATAGCGGTTGATTTGCCTGCTGAGCAAGTGAAAGACGCCGCACTGTTACTGGAGCTAAAGCACCCGCAGGGCAGGTTATGGGATATCGATGTGCTCGATGTTTCGGGGCGAATTCTGTCGCGCCGTGATGTCGGGTTGGCACCGCGCCGCTGCCTGCTGTGCCACCGCCCAGCGAATGTTTGTGCTCGAGCGCAGACCCACAGTATTGAAGAACTGCTGGCCCAGATGGAGTTGATGCTCAATGCCACAACTGCAACGCACTGA